The nucleotide window CATGGCCTTCCTCACCCCCATCCAGATCCTGCTGCCGCTGCAACTGGCCGCCGCCGACCCGGCCGCCAAGACCACCGCGCTCTCCTGGGTCACCGGGGCCGGCGCCGGGGTGGCCATGGTCGCCAACCCCCTCTTCGGCGCCCTCAGCGACCGGACCGCCTCACGCTTCGGCCGGCGCCGCCCCTGGATCCTGGGCGGCGCCCTGGCCGGCGCCGCCGGGCTGCTGCTCACCGCGGTCCAGCACACCGTCCCCGGCATCGCGGCCGGCTGGTGCCTGGCGCAGACCGGGCTCAACGCCATGCTCGCCGCCGTCACCGCGCCGGTGGCCGACCAGGTGCCGGTCGCCCGGCGGGCGGTGGTCTCCGGCTGGACCGGGATCAGCCAGTCGGCCGGGCTGGTGGTGGGCGCCGCGCTGGTCAGCCAGGCGGTCTCCGGCGTGGTCGCCGGCTACCTGCTCACCGCCGCGGTGACCGTGGCGCTGGCGCTGCCGTACGTCCTCGGCTTCCGCGAACCGGTGCCGCCGCGCCGGGCGCTCCCCGGGCCGCTGCGCCCGGCCGCGCTGTGGGTCTCGCCGCGCCGCCACCCCGACTTCGGCTGGGCCTTCCTGACCCGGTTCCTGATCAACCTCGGCAACGCGTTCGGCACCCTGTACCTGCTGTACTACCTCACCGACGCCGTCCACCGGCCCCACCCGGACGACGGGGTGCTGGTGCTCACCGCGGTCTACACGCTGGCCGCCGCGCTCGCCGCGGTCCCGGCCGGCCTCGTCTCCGACCGCACCGGGCGCCGCCGCGCGCCGGTGGTGCTCGCCTGCGCCGTGATGGCCGCCGCCGCGCTGCTGCTGGCGCTGGTGCACACCTGGCCGGCCGCGGTCACCGCGGCGGCCGTGCTCGGCGCCGGGTTCGGCGTCTACCTCGCCGTCGACCAGGCGCTCATCACCCAGGTGCTGCCGGCCGCCGCCGACCGCGCCAAGGACCTCGGGGTGATCAACATCGCCAACTCCGCGCCCCAGGTGCTCGCCCCGGCCCTCGCCGCCCCCGTCCTCGCCCACGCCGGCGGCTACACCGGCCTGTACACGCTGGCCGCCCTGGTCACCCTCGCCGCCGGGGTACTGGTCCGCCGGATCCGTGACGTGGCGTGACGCTCGGGGACGGGACTGGTGGCCGACCGTCCCGGCACGCCAGGATGTGACACCCAGGCGCGACGAGGAGGGCACATGGCGCACAGCGCGGCGACCGAGGAGTTCCGGGCCGCCCGGGACTTCCTGCTCCGGCACCGGACGGACTACCGGGCGGCCTACGACGGCTTCCGCTGGCCCCGGCCCGAGCACTTCAACTGGGCGCTGGACTGGTTCGACCGGATCGCCGAGGGCAACGACCGCACGGCGCTGTGGATCGCCGAGGAGGACGGCACCGAGACCCGCCACTCCTTCGCCGAACTGTCCGAGCGCTCCGACCGGGTGGCCGGCTGGCTGCGCGCCCGGGGCGTGCGGGCCGGCGACCGGATCGTGGTGATGCTCGGCAACCAGAGCGAGTTGTGGCTCACCGCGCTCGCCGCGATGAAGCTGCGCGCGGTGGTGATCCCGGCCACCCCGCTGCTGGGCGCCGCCGACCTCGCCGACCGGGTCGCCCGCGGCCGGGCCCGCCACGTCATCGTGCGCGCCGCGGACACCGCCAAGTTCGCCTCGGTGCCCGGCGACTACACCCGTATCGCGGTCGGCGGCGCCCCGCAGGGGTGGCTCGCCTACGAGGACGCCCACACCGCGGGGGAGGCGTTCACCCCGGACGGGCCCACCCGCGGCGACGACCTGCTGATGCTCTACTTCACCTCGGGCACCACCGCGCTGCCCAAGCTGGTGGCGCACACCCATCTGTCGTACCCGGTGGGCCACTTGTCGACGATGTACTGGATCGGGCTGCGCCCCGGCGACACCCACCTCAACATCTCCTCGCCCGGCTGGGCCAAGCACGCCTGGAGCAGCCTGTTCGCCCCGTGGAACGCCGAGGCGACGGTCTTCGTGCACAACTACACCCGGTTCGACCCGGCCCGGCTGATGGCCGAGATGGACCGGGCCGGGGTGACCGGCTTCTGCGCGCCGCCCACGGTGTGGCGGATGTTGATCCAGGCCGACCTGACCCGGCTGGCGACGCCGCCGCGCGAGGTGGTCGCGGCCGGCGAACCGCTCAACCCGGAGGTCATCGAGCATGTCCGGCGGGCCTGGGGGGTCACCATCCGGGACGGCTTCGGGCAGACCGAGACCACCGTGCAGGTGGCCAACACCCCGGGCCAGCCGCTCAAGCCCGGGTCGATGGGGCGCCCGGTGCCCGGGTTCGCCGTCACCCTGCTCGACCCGGTCACCGGCGCCCCGGCCGACGAGGGCGAGATCTGCCTGGACCTCGCGGCGCGCCCGGTGGGGCTGATGGCCGGGTACGAGGGCGACGCCGACCGCACCGCCGAGGTCACCCGGGACGGCCACTACCACACCGGTGACATCGGCGCGGTGGACGAGGAGGGCTACGTGACCTACATCGGCCGGAGCGACGACGTCTTCAAGTCCTCCGACTACAAGATCTCCCCGTTCGAGCTGGAGAGCGCGCTGCTGGAGCACCCCGCGGTGGCCGAGGCCGCCGTGGTGCCGGCGCCGGACCCGCTGCGGCTGTCGGTGCCCAAGGCGTACGTGGTGCTGGCCGACGGGTGGGAGCCGGACGCGGCCACCGCCAAGGCGATCTTCGAGCACTCCCGGGCCGTGCTCGCCCCCTACAAGCGGGTGCGGGTGCTGGAGTTCACCGAGCTGCCCAAGACCGTCTCGGGCAAGATCCGCCGGATCGCGCTGCGTGAGCGCACCGCGTCGGGCCAGGCCGCGGGGGCGCTCTTCCGGGAGGACGAGTTGAGCTGACGATACGTCAGGTCGTGGTGGGCGGGCCGCCGATGAGGTCGTCGGCGGCGTCGTTGACCGGCTGCGGGGTGCCGGTGAGGTCCATCACGAACAGCGGTATGCCCAGCCGGTCGGCGCGGAGCCGGGCCGGGTGGGTGTAGCCGGCCAGCGAGAAGAAGGCGCCCGGCCGATCCTCGTTGAGGCAGTTGAGCCAGAGCGTCTCCACCGGACGCGGCGGGGTGGGCCGGGTGCTGGGGTCCACCTGGCCGAGCACCCGGTCGCCGCGCAGATCGACCCCGGTGGCCGCGCGGTCCTCCGCCTCGCGGATACCGGTGAACCCCAGCCACCGCAGATACTGGGCGGCGGCCGTCACCGCGTCCCGGGCGGTGCGGATGGTGACCGGGGTGAACGGCGGACGCACCGGGGCCGCGGCGGTGGCCTTCCGCCGCGCCCCGCCGCCCTTCGGCCCGGCCGGACGCGGGGCGCCGGTGTCCACCGGGACGCGCAGCACCGTGCCGCAGGAGCAGCCGAGTTCGGGCTGGGGCCAGTCGTCGGCGCGCCCGCACGCCGGGCAGCGCAGCCGGACCCACGAACCCCGCCAGGTGCGCTGCTCGATCCGGGTCGGCACCCCGCCGCGCAGCACCGGCACCGTCAGCGGGGCGCCGCACGGGCACGGGAAGACCGGCGGGGTGAACGCGTGCTCACGGCGGCACGCCGGGCAGCGTACGGGCACGCTCTCGGCCATGGCGACTCCCGACGGATCGAACCGCAACCGGTGGCTTACGTACTCCATGCTGCCACGGGCCACCGCGGTCACCCCGGGAAACGGACACGCGCGGGGAGGACGGAAGGGCCCGGAGGCGGCTGCCTCCGGGCCCTCGTCACGTCCGCGCCGTTGCTGTCTCCACCCCTCAGAAGAGAAAGTGCGACGCGGACGGGTCCGGGTGCCCGCCTCAGCTCTCACGCAGCTCGCGGACGGCGGCCTCCACGCGCTTGCCGTACTCCGGGTCGGCGGCGTGGAAGTGGGCGAGGTTGGCCTCGATCACGTCGTCCCGGGTCACCTGCGCCAGGCTCCCGGCGATGTTGGCGACGAGCCGGGACCTCTCCTCCGCGGACATCAGCCGGTACAACTCGCCGGCCTGGAAGAAGTCGTCGTCCTTGGTGTGCTGCGGGGTGGCGTGGGTGCCGGTGTGGCCGGAGACCTCCAGCGGCGCGAAGAGCGGGCGGCCGGTCTCCACCGGGCCGTCGTAGGAGTTGGGCTCGTAGTTCTTGGCGCCCCGGCCCTGCGGGTTGAGCGCCATGAGGCCGTCGCGGCCGTAGTTGTTGGCCTCGGTCGCCTTCGGCGCGTTGACCGGCAGCTGGGTGTGGTTGACGCCGAGCCGGTAGCGGTGGGCGTCGGCGTAGGCGAAGAGCCGGCCCTGGAGCATCTTGTCCGGGGAGGGGCCGATGCCGGGCACGAAGTTGTTGGGCGAGAAGGCGGACTGCTCGACCTCGGCGAAGACGTTGTCCGGGTTGCGGTCGAGCACCAGCCGGCCCACCCGTCGCAGCGGGTAGTCCGCGTGCGGCCACACCTTGGTCAGGTCGAACGGGTTGAAGCGGTACTGCGCCGCCTCGGCGACCGGCATCAGCTGCACGTACAGCGTCCAGGAGGGCTTGACGCCGCGCTCGATCGCCTGGACCAGGTCGCGCTGGTGGCTGTCCGGGTCCTGGCCGGCCAGCTCGGCGGCCTGCTCGGTGGACAGGCACCGGATGCCCTGGTTGGTCTTGAAGTGGTACTTGACCCAGAACGCCTCGCCGGCCTCGTTGACCCACTGGTAGGTGTGGGAGCCGAAGCCGTCCATGTGGCGGTAGGAGGCCGGGATGCCGCGGTCGCCGAAGAGCCAGGTGATCTGGTGGGTGGCCTCCGGGGCGTGCGCCCAGAAGTCCCAGACGTTGTCCGGCTCGGTGATGCCGGTGAACGGGTCGCGCTTCTGCGAGTGGATGAAGTCGGGGAACTTCAGCGGGTCCTTGATGAAGAAGACCGGGGTGTTGTTGCCGACGAGGTCGTAGTTGCCCTCCTCGGTGTAGAACTTCACCGCGAAGCCGCGCGGGTCGCGCACCGCGTCGGCGGCGCCGAGGTTGCCGGCCACCGTGGAGAAGCGCAGGAAGACCTCGGTGCGCTTGCCGACGGTGTTCAGGAACGCGGCCTTGGTGAAGCCGGTGACGTCGTCGGTGACCTCGAAGTGGCCGTGGGCGCCGGAACCGCGCGCGTGGACCACCCGCTCCGGGATGCGCTCGCGGTTGAAGCGGGCCAGCTTCTCCAGCAGATGCTGGTCCTGGAGGAGCAGCGGGCCGCCGATGCCTGCGGTGGCGGAGTTCTGGTTGTCGGCGACCGGGGCGCCGGACTCGGTGGTCAGCGTGGGCTTGGGCATGACGACCTTCCGTTACTTCTGCGAAGCGGGAGCGCGAAGCCTGCGCGGGTGGGGCGTGTGCCGGACACTACGAACGGCTTCAACAAAGTGTCAATGGTTGCAAAGTGTCAATGGTTCCGCCCGGCGGCCCGCTTTGGGCGCGACAGGACAGGTCAGCGGGCCGCCGGACGGAGCAGGGGGAGGCGGTTACGCCTCGGGAAGGGGCTCGAACTCCTTGACCGCGTCGATCGCCGGACCGTGCGGGGTGTTGGCCTCGCGCTCGATCATGATCTCCACCAGCACCGGTCGCCGGGTGGTCTCGGCCTGCTTGCGGGCCCACTCGATGCTGGAGCGGATGTCCGCCGGGTCCAGCACCCGGGTGCCCGAGCAGCCGTACGCCTCCATGATCTTGACGTTGTCCGAGCCGTACTCGTCGTAGTGGATGTCCACCTGGTAGTTCATGTCGAACGGGATGGACGCCTGGCGGATCAGGCCCAGGTACTCGTTGTTGAGCATGATGATGACGTACGGCACGTTGTACTGCGCCGCGACCGCCAGCTCCTCGACCATGTACTGGAAGCCGTAGTCGCCGACGATGCCGACGACCTCGTTGTCCTTGCCCGCGTTGACCAGCGCCTTCTTCACGCCGATCGCCGCCGGGATCTCCCAGCCGAGCGGGCCGGCCTGGCCGCAGATCTGGTAGTGCCGCGGCCGGTACGCCTTCTGGTGCTGGCCGCCCCAGATCTGGTACAGGCCGATGGCGGTGACGAAGTAGGTGTCCTCGCCGAAGACCTCGTTGATCTCCTTGTAGACCCGCGGCGCCTTGATGGGGACGTCGTCGAAGTCCTCCCGGCGGGTCAGCGTGGTCCGCAACTCCCGCACCCGGCGCACCCAGGCGCCGTCCTCGCGCTCCAGGCCGCGGGCCCTGGCCGCCTCGATCAGCGCCCGCAGGAAGAGCCGGGCGTCCGAGACGATGCCCAGGTCCGGCTCGAAGACCTTGCCGAGCTGGGTGGGTTCGATGTCGACGTGGATGAACTTGCGGTCGCCGCGGTAGGTGTCGAGCGCCCCGGTGTGGCGGTCGCCGAACCGGGCGCCGACCGCCAGCACGGTGTCCGACTCCAGGAACGAGGCGTTGCCGTACCGCTGCGAGGTCTGCACGCCGGTCATCCCCGCGTACAGCTCGTGGTCCTCACGGATGGCGCCCTTGCCCATCAAGGTCACCTGCACCGGGACGCGCAGCAGCTCGGCGAGTTCGGTGACCTCGTCCGCCGCCTCGGCGATGATCACCCCGCCGCCGGCCAGGATCAGCGGCTTTTCGGCGGCCAGCAGCAGGTCCAACGCGGCCTCGACGCGCGGGAGATGGGGCTTGACGCTCTCCACCGCCAGCGGCGCGTCGGTCTGCGGGTCGTACCAGATCTCCTTCTGCGCGACGTCGATCGGGATGTCCACCAGCACCGGGCCGGGGCGGCCGGAACGGGCGATGCGGAACGCCTCCCGGAAGATCCACGGCGCCTGGGCGGCCTCCTTGATCTGCACCGCCCACTTGGTGACCGGCCGGGCGATCTCCACGATGTCCACCGCCTGGAACGCCTCCTGGTGGAGCTTGGTGGAGGCCGCCTGGCCGGTGACGCAGATGATCGGCACCGAGTCGGCGATGGCGGTGTAGAGCCCGGTGATCATGTTGGTGCCGGCCGGCCCCGAGGTGCCGATGGCCACGCCCACCTTGCCGGTGGTACGGGCCCAGCCGTCCGCCATGTGGGTCGCGCCCTCTTCGTGACGCACCGTCAGGTGTTCCACGCCGCCCACCGTCTCCATCGCCTTGTACAGCGGCAGGATGGCGGCGCCGGGGCAGCCGTAGGCGATGTCGACGCCTTCGGACTTCAGGACGTGGACGACCGCCTCCATGGCGGGCATCTTGCGAGCGGTCATTTTCAGTCCTCGACCTTCAGTCCGGAGAGGCGTTCGACACCGCGCAGCAGCGCGGAGTGGTCCAGGCCGCCGTCGCCCTGCGCGCGCAGGGCGGCGACCAGGTTGGCCACGACGGCGCCGACCGGCAGCGCGGCGCCGACGTTGCGGGCGGCGTCGGTGACGATGCCCATGTCCTTGTGGTGCAGGTCGATCCGGAAGCCGGGCCGGAAGTCGCGGTTGAGGAAGTTGTCCTTCTTGCGGGTGAGCACGGTGGAGCCGGCCAGCCCGCCGTTCAGGACCTCCAGCGCGGCGGCCAGGTCCACCCCGGACTTCTCCAGGAAGACCACGGCCTCGGCGCACGCCTGGATGTTGACGGCGACGATGAGCTGGTTGGCGGCCTTGACCGTCTGGCCGGAGCCGTGCGGACCGCACAGCACGATGGTCCGGCCGAGCGCCTGGAGGATCGGCAGGGCGGCGTCGAAGTCGGCGCGCTCACCGCCGACCATGATCGACAGCACCGCCTCGATGGCGCCGGCCTCACCGCCGGAGACCGGGGCGTCCAGCACCCGGATCCCCTTCTCCCCGGCGGCCTTGGCCAGGTCCACCGAGGTCTGCGGGGTGATCGAGGACATGTCGATCAGCAGGGTGCCGGGGCGGGCGTTGGCCAGGATGCCCTCGGGGCCGTAGGCGACCGCCTCGACCTGCGGGGAGGCGGGCACCATGGTGATCACCACGTCGGCCTCCCGGACCGCCTCGGCGATCGAGGCGGCGGGGGTGCCGCCGGCCGCGGCGAGCCGGTCGAGCTT belongs to Streptantibioticus cattleyicolor NRRL 8057 = DSM 46488 and includes:
- a CDS encoding MFS transporter produces the protein MTQAHLPREAGEDPGPGPGTDPGTEPAAPVSAAWTAALSLATLAVFMAFLTPIQILLPLQLAAADPAAKTTALSWVTGAGAGVAMVANPLFGALSDRTASRFGRRRPWILGGALAGAAGLLLTAVQHTVPGIAAGWCLAQTGLNAMLAAVTAPVADQVPVARRAVVSGWTGISQSAGLVVGAALVSQAVSGVVAGYLLTAAVTVALALPYVLGFREPVPPRRALPGPLRPAALWVSPRRHPDFGWAFLTRFLINLGNAFGTLYLLYYLTDAVHRPHPDDGVLVLTAVYTLAAALAAVPAGLVSDRTGRRRAPVVLACAVMAAAALLLALVHTWPAAVTAAAVLGAGFGVYLAVDQALITQVLPAAADRAKDLGVINIANSAPQVLAPALAAPVLAHAGGYTGLYTLAALVTLAAGVLVRRIRDVA
- a CDS encoding AMP-binding protein produces the protein MAHSAATEEFRAARDFLLRHRTDYRAAYDGFRWPRPEHFNWALDWFDRIAEGNDRTALWIAEEDGTETRHSFAELSERSDRVAGWLRARGVRAGDRIVVMLGNQSELWLTALAAMKLRAVVIPATPLLGAADLADRVARGRARHVIVRAADTAKFASVPGDYTRIAVGGAPQGWLAYEDAHTAGEAFTPDGPTRGDDLLMLYFTSGTTALPKLVAHTHLSYPVGHLSTMYWIGLRPGDTHLNISSPGWAKHAWSSLFAPWNAEATVFVHNYTRFDPARLMAEMDRAGVTGFCAPPTVWRMLIQADLTRLATPPREVVAAGEPLNPEVIEHVRRAWGVTIRDGFGQTETTVQVANTPGQPLKPGSMGRPVPGFAVTLLDPVTGAPADEGEICLDLAARPVGLMAGYEGDADRTAEVTRDGHYHTGDIGAVDEEGYVTYIGRSDDVFKSSDYKISPFELESALLEHPAVAEAAVVPAPDPLRLSVPKAYVVLADGWEPDAATAKAIFEHSRAVLAPYKRVRVLEFTELPKTVSGKIRRIALRERTASGQAAGALFREDELS
- a CDS encoding catalase translates to MPKPTLTTESGAPVADNQNSATAGIGGPLLLQDQHLLEKLARFNRERIPERVVHARGSGAHGHFEVTDDVTGFTKAAFLNTVGKRTEVFLRFSTVAGNLGAADAVRDPRGFAVKFYTEEGNYDLVGNNTPVFFIKDPLKFPDFIHSQKRDPFTGITEPDNVWDFWAHAPEATHQITWLFGDRGIPASYRHMDGFGSHTYQWVNEAGEAFWVKYHFKTNQGIRCLSTEQAAELAGQDPDSHQRDLVQAIERGVKPSWTLYVQLMPVAEAAQYRFNPFDLTKVWPHADYPLRRVGRLVLDRNPDNVFAEVEQSAFSPNNFVPGIGPSPDKMLQGRLFAYADAHRYRLGVNHTQLPVNAPKATEANNYGRDGLMALNPQGRGAKNYEPNSYDGPVETGRPLFAPLEVSGHTGTHATPQHTKDDDFFQAGELYRLMSAEERSRLVANIAGSLAQVTRDDVIEANLAHFHAADPEYGKRVEAAVRELRES
- the gcl gene encoding glyoxylate carboligase codes for the protein MTARKMPAMEAVVHVLKSEGVDIAYGCPGAAILPLYKAMETVGGVEHLTVRHEEGATHMADGWARTTGKVGVAIGTSGPAGTNMITGLYTAIADSVPIICVTGQAASTKLHQEAFQAVDIVEIARPVTKWAVQIKEAAQAPWIFREAFRIARSGRPGPVLVDIPIDVAQKEIWYDPQTDAPLAVESVKPHLPRVEAALDLLLAAEKPLILAGGGVIIAEAADEVTELAELLRVPVQVTLMGKGAIREDHELYAGMTGVQTSQRYGNASFLESDTVLAVGARFGDRHTGALDTYRGDRKFIHVDIEPTQLGKVFEPDLGIVSDARLFLRALIEAARARGLEREDGAWVRRVRELRTTLTRREDFDDVPIKAPRVYKEINEVFGEDTYFVTAIGLYQIWGGQHQKAYRPRHYQICGQAGPLGWEIPAAIGVKKALVNAGKDNEVVGIVGDYGFQYMVEELAVAAQYNVPYVIIMLNNEYLGLIRQASIPFDMNYQVDIHYDEYGSDNVKIMEAYGCSGTRVLDPADIRSSIEWARKQAETTRRPVLVEIMIEREANTPHGPAIDAVKEFEPLPEA
- a CDS encoding 2-hydroxy-3-oxopropionate reductase; the encoded protein is MSNALPKIAWIGLGIMGSPMAENLIKAGYQVTGYTLEQAKLDRLAAAGGTPAASIAEAVREADVVITMVPASPQVEAVAYGPEGILANARPGTLLIDMSSITPQTSVDLAKAAGEKGIRVLDAPVSGGEAGAIEAVLSIMVGGERADFDAALPILQALGRTIVLCGPHGSGQTVKAANQLIVAVNIQACAEAVVFLEKSGVDLAAALEVLNGGLAGSTVLTRKKDNFLNRDFRPGFRIDLHHKDMGIVTDAARNVGAALPVGAVVANLVAALRAQGDGGLDHSALLRGVERLSGLKVED